Sequence from the Gemmatimonadales bacterium genome:
CAGCGTCCCCGGACCAAAATGCCAGTAGGTCCCGGCGGCGGAAATCGCGGGGGGCAGCCCAAGCGCAGGGCCATACAGGTCCAGCGCCCCGGCCTCGCCGTAGTTGTCGGCGACGATGACCGCCTGGGCCCGCTCCTCGGCCGGCAGCGCGTGGTACACCGACGCCACGGTATCGACGATGGCCTTCCAGCCGAGCATGTCGGCGTAGTCCTGAGGGAGGGGGAGCATTTCACCGACGTTGGTGGTGACCGTCGCACTCACCCCCGAGCCCGCCGCATAGTGCGCCATTCGTGCCGGCGGGAGGATGGGAAGCCCGAACGGAAGGGCCACCAGGCCGTAGGCAAGCAGCGCGGCGACGGTCCCCCAACGCAGCGGGCGCGTCCACCTGCCGTTCCCGACGCCTTCAACCAGCACCGCCCCGGCCGCCCACAGGACCGGGTAGATCGGCCCGATGTAGTACGACTTCCCGTGGAGGGCCAGCAGCAGGAGAAAACTTGCCAGGGTGGCGATGCCGACGATCCGGGCGTCCCGAAGGCGTGTCGTCGTGAGGAGGGCAATCATGCCGACGATGGCAAGGAGAAACGCCGGGCCGAGGAGGACTTGCCCGGTGAGAAAGTCGGCGACACCGACGCGGTCCAGCTGGACCGCCTGCAGCTGCGCCATCTGCTGCCGCAGCGGCCATCCGAGCCGAATCTGACCGACAAGGCTCGCGGAACCGATCAGCAGCGCGGCGGCCACCGCCAGCCAGGGGCGGGGTGAGGCGAGTCGCCGCCGCCACGCCGGGAGTGCCAGCACCCCAACGACGACGCCAACGGCAAAGAACCCGATGCTGAACTTCGTCAGCAGGCCGAGCCCGACGACGACGGCGGCGAAGGCCCAGGACCGGTCTCGGTTGTCCGTGCTCAGCCGGAGGAGCGCGATATACCCCAGGGTCCACCAGAGCTGGTCGAACACCACAGGCTGGAAGAGGGTGCCGGCGCGGAGGAAGAGGGGGCTGGTGGCGACGGCGAGTGCCGC
This genomic interval carries:
- a CDS encoding glycosyltransferase family 39 protein; the protein is MWATAIAVLVAHVAASGFGPYEFHRDEFLYLAMGRHLQWWRMDFPPFIAAVARLTQWLGGGLAPWSVRLSSALACSALIVLAGWTARRLGGGAWAQGVAALAVATSPLFLRAGTLFQPVVFDQLWWTLGYIALLRLSTDNRDRSWAFAAVVVGLGLLTKFSIGFFAVGVVVGVLALPAWRRRLASPRPWLAVAAALLIGSASLVGQIRLGWPLRQQMAQLQAVQLDRVGVADFLTGQVLLGPAFLLAIVGMIALLTTTRLRDARIVGIATLASFLLLLALHGKSYYIGPIYPVLWAAGAVLVEGVGNGRWTRPLRWGTVAALLAYGLVALPFGLPILPPARMAHYAAGSGVSATVTTNVGEMLPLPQDYADMLGWKAIVDTVASVYHALPAEERAQAVIVADNYGEAGALDLYGPALGLPPAISAAGTYWHFGPGTLPGEVVIVIGDKPEGLRKFADSVEIAAQISNPWGVPEEQSLQVLVGRQPKTTIQALWPKFAGRY